The sequence GAGGATCCGTAGACTTGGTTGTGGAAGACAACTTTGGAGGCGAGGATGTCGATACTAGAGCTGATCAGTATGTGTGTTTCCCTTGAAGAGCAGTAGCTGACTTACAGCATCATGACTGGGAACATGCACTCCATGGCGTATGCGAATCGATCAAGCTGCGATGCAACATCTGTCGCGCTCTGAGAAGCCGTTTGGAAAGAGTACGTGATTGCCCTCATAATACCCAGCACTGCCAGCAGCGCAAGCCGAACTTCAGTACTTCTCATCAAATAGCGGAACAGACCAGCCTTGATAGCCGCCTTCAGCGATGTCGACTTGGCCGATCCGAAAACtcgaaggaggaagaaggcgctGACACATTCGAGGAGGGCGATCAGGACAAAGTATCCCATGtggaggttgttgatgatggtctgcTCTCCCGTTGACTCGTTCAAGATGCGCCGTGCCCTAACTGCAGCGATGACTACGCggatggccatgatggcgacaATCATGATCCAGAAGAGACACGCAAAGATAACCCATTGTCGGTTTCGAAGGACTCGGCTTAGGATGATGTAACTGTAGAATGAAAGTCCGGCTTCTTGGACCTACAAAAGCACAGCCAGTTAGTTTTCATATCTAAGATCCGTCGCAGGACGTCTCACCATCCACAGCACATCCGCAATCGCAGAGGCTATTGCCTGTCCCTTGATAGGGTTCGAAAGATCGTAGTAGGCATAGTAGCAGAGACCGTTGGCGATGGCACCAGCGGCCGAAGTAACGATAGGAACGATTGAAACGGGGGAGAAGCTCGTTATACCGGCGACCATCAGTCCAAAGAGGACATTGGCAATGCCGATCGTGCTGAGGATCGACCAGCTCAGCTCATAGTAGACTTCGCTGACGTTCTCGCCTTGCTGTACCATGGTTAATAGGGATCGGCCGGATCCAATGTTGGTTtgcggccaagaagatggtTCACATGGTCGGAAACCCTGCCagcaggaaaaaaaaaagcaaccGCAGGAGGGGCACACCCCCAAGCTTATACTGAACAGCCCCCTCCCCGTGGAGTTCCTTCATTCTCCGGGGTACCCCGAACGTAAGAGGCGATTGTGGAGGAATCACGTTAGCGGGTCATCAGTTGGATGGGTGGGCACGCGCGGCATCGGCAAGGGATCCGCGCGAGTCGGTGACACATAAGTAAGACATCCTCAGCAAGTGTCCGGATCCGCGACTGGCGCGCTAGAGTTGGGGGAAATTGCCACAGTCGAGATGGTCGGCTTTGACATCTGAGTGGCTTGGTCGTTGAGCGCCCCCCCGGTTCCCCCGCCAAGCCCCCAACTCTGAAGCATCCGATGCTTTATTCCCGGTAAAAGAGGCTTGCGGAGTGATTAATCCGACGTCTGGTCTCGCATACGGCACAGGTGCCCCCCTGGTCGCGGAGATAGCTGTGCCGCACATTGCCAGGCACTTCCCCCTGGGGCAACACGTTTATGAAGATGGCAGATGGCTGTAGATGACCAATTCTGAACCCATCAGCGGTGTTCCCGAGTCTATGCCTCAGGGGTTCCCCTAAGCTCATGTTGGTTGAGGAATGTGTCCCTTTTGCATTGTCAAGCAAGCACCAGCCATCATGTATCACGAGATTCCGTGGGTCTGAAACCAGGCCCCTTGCTCGAAATGCGCCGAATTTTTCGTCAGCCCTGCTGTGTAGGGCAGAAAAAAACACCTGGCCCAGTTTTGCCATGTGCGTATAGACGACTTGCTTGATCCAAGCTTCGCGCGTTCGCTGACGAGGCCCGCTTGACTAATATGGTAATTACACCGTCTCCTCAGTAATATGAATCCTTCCAAAATGGATGTTTCATTACGAATGAAGAATTCTAACCTTGTCACGTTGGACATTGGGGGCAGAGAGGATGGGTCGTATTCTCAGACATCCTGGAACCAACAGCGGTTTTGTTGGTTGGTGAGGAGCGGTAGGACATGGCACTAGACGAGGGAGAACACGGACTCGGACACTGCCCGAGCCTCAAAGGCTAAAGACGAAGGAATGTCAGCTTTCCAGGTACCCTGGATAGTATGGAAGTTAAATAGAACCGGGTTGTAAAGATCGAGActttggagctggagcggCCGACCTACAAAAGACAATAATCCCTCGATACTTCGTGTTCCAATGCCAGGGATGCAAGATGCCAAAAAGGTATAATTTCCTGTCATATTTGACAAGACGTAAAATAATGACACCCCGCTAATGGAAGTGTCATCCGAACCCCGACATTGCTTCCGCTAGCGCCATTGCTTGAAGCGCTAGCAAGGGCTGGCGCTCGCTTCTTGACAATCAGGACTGATGAAACACCCGAGTCGCGTGAGTTGAAGGATGGCATGCCAAGTCCTCGGCCGAGAAACACATTGCGTATTACATACATAGTACACATGGAGCACTGCAAATAGTGTTGCTATCAGTTCTGGAGCCAATGCATGCAGAGCAACACCAGATCTTGCATCATGGACTGCCAGAAAACGGTCTTCTTGCCGATCTCAGATTGCTGTTGTATCTAATCCCCGACTTTACCATGTCTGGCCGATACGCGGAACGCGTTCCGAACACCAAAAGCCGTCTCGACTCCATTTTCCCACATTATTCAGACAATTCTATTCGTCTATTCCCGATAGAGAAGGATATTCGGATTTACTGCGTAAAAAATGTTGACATCTCGACTCCGCAAAAATTGTTGACATCATGTACTCCATAATAAGCGTTGACATCTCTGCACGATAAATGCGCTTCTCGGCCCCAGCTCGTCCATAGCCCAATTTTGCCAAGCCATTCTTCTATAAGATGCAATCTTTGCTTCAATATCGTCGggcggcggctgctgctCAGGCCCAGATCGATCGAGATGTCGAAAAGGCCAGAGGAAACCTCTTACCCGATACCAGACGTGAAGGAGCCAGTCAAGGTCCTTCAGATGAGGAGAAAAAGGAAGAGTCCACGCCGGACTTTTCTATATTGAATGAGTCTACTGCCGACATCGAAGAATGCCCAGTACCAATGCAACGGAACACGACAAACGAGGCAATCCAGCAATGTCACTCTGCTGGAGTTGCTCTCAGCCAAGTCCTGACCGGTATCCATGTTCGAGATCACAACGCTAGGGGACAAGGCGAAAAGATCTTTGTCGTTGATTGGCAAGGCCCGGACGATCCATTGAATCCACAAAACTGGTCTCTTGGCAGACGCATCGGTGTGACATTGCAGATCTCTGTCATCGCAGTCTTTGTCGGAGCTGCCTCAGGTATTGATGCGGCGGTACTCCCGCAAGCTGCGGCTTCACTCGATGTCAGCGAAGTTGCCGAATCACTTGCTACAGGTTCGTTGCGATAAGATCCTATCCACACCGCGGATGTTAACACCTCTATAGGCCTATATCTTGTCGGCATGGGCCTTGGATCCTTGGTAGCAGGTCCATTCTCCGAAACCTTTGGCAGAAACGCAGTTTATACAGTTTCCATGGCTGTGTTCATGATATGGATCATGGCTGCAGGCCTTGCTCCCAACTTTGGAGCTCAAATCACCTTCAGATTTCTCGCTGGGTGTTCCGCCTCAACCCCACTTGTCTGTTCCGGCGGATCCATCGCCGACATGTACAACAGTCTCGAGAAGACCTGGAGTTTCCCGCTCTATGCCGTCACTTCCTTTAGCGGCCCGATGATCGGTGCTGTCATGGGCGCCTACATAGGTCCTTCGACAGTGGTAAGCTGGCGTTGGACTGAGTGGAGTATACTTATCTCCTCCGGACTCGTACTACTCTTGGTCCTACTTTTCATGCCAGAAACCTACGGGCCTCTGCTTCTGCAGTGGAAGGCTGAACACTATCGAAAGATCACCGGGGATGATCGATTTCGATGCGAGCATGAGATTACGGATGCAAGTCTCTTCAGTCGACTCAAAGTCAGCATGACACGCCCATTCCTCATGCTGACTGAACCAATTATCATCGCCATGTCGTTGTACATCAGCGTACTCTACATCGTTCTTTTCACCTTCCTTGTCGGATGGCCATACATCTTTGAGTACACATACGACCTCGATCAGGGACTCACCAACATCATATTCGTCGCGATGTTCATCGGCACCTACATCAACTTTGTCTCCGTCCCGTTCGTCTACCGGAAGACAGCCAAAGCCATACGATCCGAAGGCAAAACCAAGTTTCAGCCAGAAATACGACTATGGTATGCCATGCTGGGCGCTGCTATTGCCATCCCCGCCTCGCTCTTCTGGCTTGGCTGGACCAACTACTCCCATATCAGCATCTGGTCCGCCATTCTTGCCGTTGTCGTCTTTGGATACGGCGTGACAGGCGTTTTTATCTGCGTCTATATGTACATCATCGATTCTTATGAGATCTACGCCGCCTCGGCGCTTACTTTTGTCGCCTTGACTCGATATGTCATTGCAGGAGGAATGACTGTGGTCGGCATCCCCTTTTATGAGAACATGGGTACACACTACACGCTCACCATAATGGCTTGCATATCGGTCGTTCTTGCAGCTATTCCTTACATCTTGTATTTCCACGGGCATTCGATACGGGCCAAGAGCAGATATGCGGTTGCGAGGTGAGCCAGGAGGGCAGTTGGCCCTGTGTTCATGAACGCATCCGAAATGAATCCTAATTTCCTATTGAGTACATGACGTCTATGTACACAAAACTAGCTTAGACACCAAGAAATACATTGACTTAAGAAACCATTCCGTGGCTCCAATGTGGTGGTGATCAATGAGTCGTCAGGTATGTTGAATAAAGCTGCAAAGGAAATATCTAAGGATAAggtaagattttatttatgACACCCCAATTGTCTTAGCAACAATTCATTAGAAGTGATGATACGTGCCTAACTGATGTTTCTGAAGCAGCGCACCCTTTGAGAATTGGTGTGAATCGGAGACCTATGGAGATGCATAAATAATGGGCACACTCGATG comes from Fusarium falciforme chromosome 11, complete sequence and encodes:
- a CDS encoding MFS domain-containing protein, with amino-acid sequence MQSLLQYRRAAAAAQAQIDRDVEKARGNLLPDTRREGASQGPSDEEKKEESTPDFSILNESTADIEECPVPMQRNTTNEAIQQCHSAGVALSQVLTGIHVRDHNARGQGEKIFVVDWQGPDDPLNPQNWSLGRRIGVTLQISVIAVFVGAASGIDAAVLPQAAASLDVSEVAESLATGLYLVGMGLGSLVAGPFSETFGRNAVYTVSMAVFMIWIMAAGLAPNFGAQITFRFLAGCSASTPLVCSGGSIADMYNSLEKTWSFPLYAVTSFSGPMIGAVMGAYIGPSTVVSWRWTEWSILISSGLVLLLVLLFMPETYGPLLLQWKAEHYRKITGDDRFRCEHEITDASLFSRLKVSMTRPFLMLTEPIIIAMSLYISVLYIVLFTFLVGWPYIFEYTYDLDQGLTNIIFVAMFIGTYINFVSVPFVYRKTAKAIRSEGKTKFQPEIRLWYAMLGAAIAIPASLFWLGWTNYSHISIWSAILAVVVFGYGVTGVFICVYMYIIDSYEIYAASALTFVALTRYVIAGGMTVVGIPFYENMGTHYTLTIMACISVVLAAIPYILYFHGHSIRAKSRYAVAR